One window of Bos indicus isolate NIAB-ARS_2022 breed Sahiwal x Tharparkar chromosome 20, NIAB-ARS_B.indTharparkar_mat_pri_1.0, whole genome shotgun sequence genomic DNA carries:
- the C20H5orf22 gene encoding UPF0489 protein C5orf22 homolog isoform X2 codes for MPAVYAGHFSHVVWLHPTWAQQIREGRHHFLVGKDTSTTTIRVTSTDHYFLSDGLYVTEDLLENPKPLQLDVIMVKPYKLCHSQGENDAVSSAKKPKLALEDSENTASANGDSCSEGLGKDTLTQTRDHTWLQPSCSCSSESHECQTAVSTGEILEILEKRDAFVLDIDLDFFSVKNPFKEMFTQEEYKILQELYQFKKPGSNLTEEDLVDCVDNRIHQLEDLEAAFADLCDGDDEETVQKWASNPGMELLVPLVQSLKKRMEAPDYEMVHQAGLTCDYSELPHHISTEQEIEHLIQSLHTVLKNFPKPTLVTIARSSLDDYCPSEQVETIQEKVLSVLHSLYGALDIHLMYSAESTAP; via the exons CACATGGGCTCAGCAAATCAGAGAGGGCAGGCATCACTTTTTAGTAGGCAAAGACACTTCTACCACAACAATCAG GGTTACAAGTACAGATCATTACTTCCTAAGTGATGGTCTTTATGTAActgaagacctgctggagaaccCAAAACCTTTACAATTGGATGTAATTATGGTAAAACCTTATAAACTCTGTCACAGTCAAGGAGAGAATGATGCAGTGTCTTCTGCTAAGAAGCCAAAGCTAGCCCTGGAGGACTCAGAGAACACTGCCTCTGCTAATGGTGACTCTTGTTCAGAAGGACTGGGAAAGGACACACTGACACAGACAAGGGACCACACTTGGCTACAACCATCATGTTCATGTTCTTCTGAAAGCCACGAATGCCAGACTGCAGTTAGCACCGGAGAGATTCTGGAAATTTTAGAGAAAAGGGATGCATTTGTTTTAGATATtgacttagattttttttcagtcaagaatCCCTTCAAAGAAATGTTCACTCAG GAGGAGTACAAAATCTTACAAGAGCTGTACCAATTTAAAAAGCCTGGAAGCAACCTGACAGAG GAAGATTTGGTAGATTGTGTTGATAATCGAATTCATCAATTAGAAGATTTAGAAGCTGCTTTTGCTGATTTGTGTGATGGCGATGATGAAGAAACTGTACAGAAATGGGCTTCAAACCCTGG AATGGAATTACTAGTTCCACTGGTACAGAGTTTGAAAAAACGGATGGAAGCACCGGACTATGAAATG GTTCACCAGGCTGGTCTAACCTGTGATTATTCAGAACTCCCTCACCATATCAGCACAGAACAAGAAATTGAACATCTTATTCAGTCTTTGCATACTGTTCTAAAAAATTTCCCAAAACCTACTCTAGTGACAATTGCAAG GTCAAGTCTGGATGATTACTGTCCTTCTGAGCAAGTTGAAACCATTCAAGAAAAAGTCCTCAGTGTGCTGCATTCCCTCTACGGGGCTCTAGACATTCACCTGATGTATTCAGCAGAGTCTACTGCACCTTGA